The Fibrobacter sp. UWP2 genome includes a window with the following:
- the trmFO gene encoding methylenetetrahydrofolate--tRNA-(uracil(54)-C(5))-methyltransferase (FADH(2)-oxidizing) TrmFO, which yields MNERVRVIGGGLAGCEAALQLASRGFRVDLYEMRPNKMTPAHRDGHLAQLVCSNSFKAMGKTSAHGLLKQELTMLGSFLLESAREAAVPAGDSLTVNRDLFSESVERKIADAPNITLHHEEVTSLEGDCPTLVAAGPLASDALTDDIFKRLGSERLHFFDAIAPVVETDSIDFDHAFYMNRWEKGETADFINCPLDKETYAEFVRKLTEAEGVEPRPYEKHELFEGCLPVEELARRGYETLRHGPMRPIGLGLGNNGHLWYAVIQLRAENKQKTLYNMVGFQTRLKWGTQKEIFTMVPALRNAKFARLGCMHRNTFIESPKFLDATLRLRPKLPCAQGIPPTWFAGQITGSEGYTEAVATGWYAAWNMASTILHGHADPLPDGSCIGALMNRLVEENEDFQPMNFNFGLLPHTEGLKMKKSNKKEFLANEAEQCVREWIATRKF from the coding sequence ATGAACGAACGCGTCAGAGTGATTGGCGGCGGACTCGCCGGATGCGAAGCGGCCCTGCAGCTTGCAAGCCGCGGTTTTCGGGTTGACCTTTATGAGATGCGTCCAAACAAAATGACGCCCGCCCACAGGGACGGCCATTTGGCACAGCTCGTGTGCTCCAACAGTTTCAAGGCCATGGGCAAAACGAGCGCACACGGACTCCTTAAACAGGAGCTCACGATGCTCGGGAGCTTTTTACTCGAAAGCGCCCGCGAGGCGGCAGTGCCCGCAGGCGACTCCCTCACCGTGAACCGCGACCTGTTCAGCGAATCGGTGGAGAGAAAAATTGCCGACGCCCCCAACATTACCCTCCACCACGAAGAAGTGACCTCGCTGGAAGGTGACTGCCCGACGCTCGTGGCCGCAGGGCCGCTCGCCAGCGACGCCCTGACCGACGACATCTTCAAGCGGCTGGGCAGCGAACGCCTGCACTTTTTTGACGCCATCGCCCCCGTAGTCGAGACCGACAGCATCGACTTTGACCACGCCTTTTACATGAACCGATGGGAAAAGGGCGAAACCGCGGACTTTATCAACTGCCCCCTCGACAAGGAAACCTACGCGGAGTTTGTCCGCAAGCTCACCGAAGCCGAGGGCGTGGAGCCTCGCCCCTACGAGAAGCACGAACTGTTCGAGGGCTGCCTCCCCGTGGAGGAACTCGCCCGCCGCGGCTACGAGACGCTCCGCCACGGCCCCATGCGGCCCATTGGCCTGGGCCTTGGCAACAATGGGCACCTGTGGTATGCAGTCATCCAGCTGCGCGCCGAGAACAAGCAGAAGACACTCTACAACATGGTCGGGTTCCAGACGCGCCTCAAGTGGGGCACGCAAAAGGAAATCTTCACGATGGTCCCGGCCTTGCGCAACGCAAAGTTCGCGCGCCTCGGCTGCATGCACCGCAATACCTTCATCGAATCGCCCAAGTTCCTGGACGCCACCCTGCGTTTAAGGCCCAAACTTCCATGCGCCCAGGGAATCCCGCCCACATGGTTCGCGGGGCAAATTACCGGCAGCGAAGGCTACACCGAAGCCGTCGCCACAGGCTGGTACGCCGCCTGGAACATGGCTTCTACGATTTTACACGGGCATGCCGACCCGCTCCCTGACGGGAGCTGTATTGGAGCCCTCATGAACCGACTCGTCGAGGAAAACGAGGACTTTCAACCCATGAACTTCAACTTCGGGTTGCTCCCCCATACCGAGGGGCTCAAGATGAAGAAGTCGAACAAGAAGGAATTTCTCGCCAACGAAGCGGAACAGTGCGTCCGCGAATGGATTGCAACAAGGAAGTTTTAA
- the purB gene encoding adenylosuccinate lyase, translated as MRDQFESPLIKRYASKEMSFIFSPQYKFQTWRKLWIYLAESEMELGLPITQEQVDELKAHEKDINFEVAEEEEKRRRHDVMSHVYAYGVQCPKAKGIIHLGATSAFVGDNTDLIQMQQAMILVRKRLCRVMDKLSKFAMEYKDMAQLGATHFQAAQLTTVGKRACLWLQDMLIDLEELNFLIEVLPFRGVKGTTGTQASFMDLFNGDEEKIMELDRRVTAKAGFKRVLTITGQTYTRKWDNRVNQVLSSIAQSLHKFATDMRLMQGVKEVEEPFEKTQIGSSAMAYKRNPMRSERICSLARFVMAQVNSTAFTQATQWFERTLDDSANKRLAIPEAFLAMDAMLIIAENVTNGLVVYPKVIEKRIMAELPFMATENIIMEGVKNGGDRQELHEEIRVMSMEAGKVVKEQGKDNDLLERVLKNEKFQKLGITEEKLKEILDLRKFVGRAPGQVVKFVTEEVRPAIEAIPDWATIDAGELKV; from the coding sequence ATGCGCGATCAGTTCGAAAGCCCGCTTATCAAGCGTTACGCCAGCAAGGAAATGAGTTTCATCTTCAGCCCGCAGTACAAGTTCCAGACTTGGCGCAAGCTGTGGATTTACCTCGCCGAATCCGAAATGGAACTCGGCCTCCCGATTACGCAGGAGCAGGTGGACGAACTGAAGGCCCACGAGAAGGATATCAACTTCGAAGTCGCCGAAGAAGAAGAAAAGCGCCGCCGTCACGATGTGATGAGCCACGTTTACGCTTACGGCGTCCAGTGCCCGAAGGCGAAGGGCATCATCCACCTGGGTGCAACGTCTGCATTCGTGGGCGACAACACCGACCTTATCCAGATGCAGCAGGCCATGATTCTCGTCCGCAAGCGCCTTTGCCGCGTGATGGACAAGCTTTCCAAGTTTGCTATGGAATACAAGGACATGGCCCAGCTCGGTGCCACGCACTTCCAGGCCGCTCAGCTCACGACTGTCGGTAAGCGCGCTTGCCTCTGGCTCCAGGACATGCTCATCGACCTTGAAGAATTGAACTTCCTCATCGAAGTGCTTCCGTTCCGCGGCGTGAAGGGCACGACCGGTACGCAGGCCAGCTTCATGGACCTGTTCAACGGCGACGAAGAAAAGATTATGGAACTGGACCGCAGGGTCACGGCAAAAGCCGGATTTAAGCGTGTGCTCACCATCACCGGTCAGACCTACACTCGTAAGTGGGACAACCGCGTGAACCAGGTGCTCAGCTCCATCGCTCAGTCTCTGCACAAGTTTGCTACCGACATGCGCCTCATGCAGGGCGTGAAGGAAGTGGAAGAACCGTTCGAAAAGACCCAGATCGGTTCCTCTGCCATGGCTTACAAGCGCAACCCGATGCGCAGCGAACGCATCTGCTCCCTGGCCCGTTTCGTGATGGCCCAGGTCAACAGCACCGCCTTCACGCAGGCGACGCAGTGGTTCGAACGCACCCTCGACGATAGCGCCAACAAGCGCCTTGCCATTCCGGAAGCGTTCCTCGCCATGGATGCCATGCTCATCATCGCCGAAAACGTTACCAACGGCCTTGTCGTTTATCCGAAGGTTATCGAAAAGCGCATCATGGCCGAACTCCCGTTTATGGCTACCGAAAACATCATCATGGAAGGCGTGAAGAATGGCGGCGACCGTCAGGAACTCCACGAAGAAATCCGCGTGATGTCCATGGAAGCTGGCAAGGTCGTGAAGGAACAGGGCAAGGACAACGACTTGCTCGAACGCGTGCTGAAGAACGAAAAGTTCCAGAAGCTCGGCATCACCGAAGAAAAACTCAAGGAAATCCTCGACCTCCGCAAGTTCGTGGGCCGCGCTCCGGGACAGGTCGTGAAGTTTGTGACCGAAGAGGTCCGCCCGGCAATTGAGGCGATTCCGGATTGGGCGACGATCGATGCCGGCGAACTAAAGGTCTAA